A DNA window from Nitrospira sp. contains the following coding sequences:
- a CDS encoding putative Beta-phosphoglucomutase (Evidence 3 : Putative function from multiple computational evidences; Product type e : enzyme; MaGe:77310666), with translation MQTLRAILFDFDGVIANTEPLHFAGLQRTLADIDIALTESDYYANYLGFDDRGCFLAALQANRRPVTPAILHDLMTKKAVAYLASVRDHLVIFPGVQKFVEQAAARYPLAIASGALRPEIELILEQAGLRKAFLHITSAEDVSRGKPDPQPFHYALAGLMHLRPNLELDAASCLVIEDSLPGIRAGKSAGMKVLAVANTHTTQDLHEAHAITHSLADTGLDDLRTRLWPRAQ, from the coding sequence ATGCAGACGCTGCGCGCCATCCTCTTCGATTTCGACGGTGTCATCGCGAATACCGAACCGCTTCACTTTGCCGGACTCCAGCGCACGCTGGCCGACATCGACATCGCCCTGACGGAATCGGATTATTACGCCAACTATTTGGGCTTCGACGACCGTGGCTGTTTTCTGGCGGCGCTGCAAGCCAATCGACGGCCCGTTACTCCCGCAATCCTTCATGACCTGATGACAAAAAAAGCCGTCGCCTATCTTGCGTCGGTCCGCGATCATCTCGTGATCTTCCCCGGCGTGCAGAAGTTCGTCGAACAGGCCGCCGCCCGCTATCCCTTGGCTATCGCTTCCGGCGCCCTCCGTCCTGAAATTGAACTCATCCTCGAACAAGCCGGCCTCAGAAAAGCATTCCTCCATATCACCAGCGCGGAAGATGTCAGCCGCGGCAAGCCGGACCCGCAACCCTTTCACTATGCGCTCGCCGGGTTGATGCACCTGCGCCCGAATCTCGAATTGGATGCCGCGTCGTGCCTGGTCATCGAAGATTCACTGCCTGGCATTCGAGCGGGAAAATCCGCCGGCATGAAAGTGCTGGCAGTCGCCAATACCCACACCACGCAAGACCTGCATGAAGCCCATGCCATCACGCACAGCCTGGCCGACACCGGCCTAGACGACCTGCGCACCCGCCTATGGCCCCGCGCACAATGA
- a CDS encoding PALP domain-containing protein (MaGe:77310668) translates to MDIEVFFEDILRARETLRNISLITPVKTNVELDTLAAATVFLKCETAQRTGSFKFRGAYVAAAQVKTRAVSQTIATISSGNHGQGLALAAKLLGLSAHVVVPKPYVPQKQHAIVQHDAQVTIADDRAMADHALQEILKRENAWPIHAFNDPQVIAGQGTIMLELLQQVSNLDAVLAPVGGGGLLSGLCVAAHRLNPRLLLYACEPLGAADALESIRHNKIAPMTNPQTVADGLRTSLGSRTLPILRRHLTNVFLVSEEEILTAMRFSQETLTLKIEPSSAVALAPLLRRETALIGRRVGVVLTGGNVDMDSFWHSIARA, encoded by the coding sequence ATGGATATTGAGGTCTTTTTCGAAGATATCCTCCGAGCAAGAGAAACGCTCCGCAATATTTCCCTTATCACCCCGGTCAAGACCAATGTAGAACTTGATACTCTAGCGGCCGCCACTGTCTTTCTGAAATGCGAGACCGCTCAACGGACAGGATCTTTCAAGTTTCGCGGAGCCTACGTTGCAGCCGCGCAAGTGAAAACGAGGGCCGTTAGCCAAACCATCGCTACCATTTCATCTGGAAATCATGGCCAAGGACTCGCCTTGGCCGCAAAATTACTCGGCCTTTCAGCACACGTAGTCGTGCCGAAACCGTATGTGCCGCAGAAGCAGCATGCGATTGTTCAGCATGACGCCCAGGTGACCATCGCGGATGATCGCGCGATGGCCGACCACGCCCTTCAGGAAATCCTCAAACGCGAGAATGCCTGGCCTATCCATGCATTCAATGATCCTCAAGTGATCGCCGGCCAGGGAACCATCATGCTGGAGCTGCTCCAACAGGTCAGCAATCTAGATGCGGTCTTGGCGCCGGTCGGGGGAGGGGGCTTATTATCGGGCCTGTGCGTAGCAGCTCACCGTCTCAATCCACGCTTATTGCTCTATGCCTGTGAGCCTCTTGGAGCCGCGGATGCTCTTGAATCGATTCGTCATAACAAAATCGCGCCGATGACAAATCCTCAGACTGTAGCGGATGGACTTCGAACCAGTCTCGGCAGCAGAACACTTCCTATTTTGCGGCGTCATCTCACGAATGTATTTCTGGTTTCGGAGGAAGAGATTCTAACCGCGATGCGATTCTCACAGGAAACACTCACGCTGAAGATAGAACCCTCTAGCGCTGTAGCTCTAGCTCCGCTGCTTCGACGGGAGACCGCACTCATCGGCCGACGAGTTGGGGTAGTCCTGACCGGAGGGAATGTAGACATGGATTCGTTCTGGCACTCGATCGCTCGTGCGTGA
- a CDS encoding TGc domain-containing protein (MaGe:77310669), which yields MPFNQALRLSSVLLAAASFIGLSLGTNLPEWLVLFTGSALIVSLLRILGADRLRRVLDRIRLSTTAWNILTVIAFAGFWADLLWVSADLLQAGVHFLLILMVIKLFNLDQRRDYLHLYAISLMAILGSAASTTDLWYVPVFLAYLLMGVWTLLLYQLTKESDGKDGTPSLPNEPALIFRGREQITPELFWLANSLAGGALCLTVLIFFTIPRVSAGFGQKGSGEGIRTSGFSETVNLGMIGPIKRDPGIVMRVELPDRTGLQMDRFYLRGMAYDRYDGKSWTTRLSHRRALAESPVGTFTVRHASSRSPRPLGQVIRQTILLEALDTAVLFAAPHPESISGQFLAIQSDPTGAIYLPFPSATRLEYTVHSRTTPVAAADLQFQPAVYTEVFGQHFLQLPESSERVGALAREIVGTKTSAYEKAQAIETYLSRHYRYSLDISPGLQARPLEEFLFERKTGYCEHYATAMVVLLRNVGVPARLVTGFLATEWNEYGNYYLVRQRDAHAWVEVHLPSSGWVTMDPTPAVSEAVGDSQWFAASRVIDTLRLRWNRFFVQYNAADQLAVMRGLKEGTTVVRDRAWSSLSSLVAPAGDFAGKLLSRVAEGNVRLTIGFLSCIVLGLGLAIWLVQRKPWNRWRHADPIAREHVVIGQIYRGVLKQIARHGISKPQNATPQEFLRLVRQQWAVAGESVGTITELYCRGRFGKVILTQQEIELAYRSLKQLALLDPPVHS from the coding sequence ATGCCGTTTAATCAAGCATTACGGCTGTCCTCCGTGCTGCTGGCTGCTGCTTCGTTTATCGGGCTTTCGCTTGGAACGAATTTGCCGGAATGGCTGGTGCTGTTTACCGGGAGCGCCTTGATCGTGAGTCTTCTGCGAATTCTTGGCGCAGATCGACTTCGTCGCGTGCTGGATAGAATCCGGTTATCGACCACGGCTTGGAATATTCTGACCGTGATCGCATTCGCCGGGTTCTGGGCCGACTTATTATGGGTTTCCGCAGATCTTCTGCAGGCCGGTGTGCATTTTCTCCTGATCCTAATGGTCATCAAGCTGTTCAACCTGGATCAGCGACGGGATTATCTTCACCTCTACGCAATCAGTTTGATGGCGATTCTCGGATCCGCCGCGTCGACTACGGATCTCTGGTACGTGCCAGTGTTTCTTGCCTATCTGCTGATGGGAGTATGGACGCTTTTGCTGTACCAGCTCACCAAAGAATCCGATGGGAAGGATGGCACTCCGAGTCTTCCCAATGAGCCGGCGCTTATATTTCGAGGACGGGAGCAGATCACGCCGGAGTTATTCTGGTTGGCGAACAGCCTTGCCGGCGGTGCGTTATGTCTCACGGTTTTGATCTTCTTTACCATTCCTCGTGTCAGTGCAGGGTTTGGGCAAAAAGGGTCCGGAGAAGGGATTCGCACCTCGGGGTTTTCCGAAACTGTCAATCTTGGCATGATTGGTCCCATTAAGCGCGATCCGGGTATTGTGATGCGCGTGGAACTTCCGGACCGGACCGGGCTGCAGATGGACCGGTTTTATTTGCGAGGGATGGCGTATGACCGATATGACGGCAAGTCCTGGACGACTCGACTGTCGCATCGTCGGGCGTTGGCCGAATCGCCGGTTGGGACGTTTACGGTTCGGCATGCTTCTTCGCGTTCGCCTCGCCCGCTAGGCCAGGTCATTCGCCAAACGATTTTGCTTGAAGCGCTCGATACGGCCGTACTCTTTGCGGCTCCTCATCCTGAGTCGATCAGTGGACAATTTTTGGCGATTCAGTCCGATCCGACCGGCGCCATCTATCTCCCATTCCCATCCGCAACGCGTCTCGAATACACCGTGCATTCTCGAACCACCCCGGTGGCTGCGGCTGATCTTCAATTTCAGCCGGCGGTATACACCGAGGTTTTTGGGCAGCATTTCTTACAGCTCCCGGAGTCGTCCGAGCGTGTTGGGGCGCTCGCGCGTGAGATCGTGGGAACGAAAACGAGTGCCTATGAGAAAGCCCAGGCGATTGAAACGTACCTCTCCAGACATTATCGATACAGTCTCGATATTTCCCCCGGCCTGCAAGCGCGCCCGCTCGAAGAGTTTCTGTTTGAGCGGAAAACGGGATATTGCGAACATTATGCGACGGCCATGGTTGTGTTGCTCCGCAACGTGGGAGTTCCTGCCCGGTTGGTTACGGGTTTTCTTGCGACGGAGTGGAATGAATATGGCAACTACTATCTTGTGCGGCAACGGGACGCCCATGCGTGGGTGGAAGTGCATCTGCCCAGTTCCGGCTGGGTGACGATGGATCCCACTCCGGCCGTCAGCGAAGCAGTCGGAGATTCACAGTGGTTTGCCGCGAGCCGGGTGATCGATACCCTTCGCCTGCGCTGGAACCGCTTCTTTGTCCAGTACAACGCGGCCGATCAGTTAGCGGTTATGCGTGGGCTCAAAGAAGGGACGACGGTGGTTCGCGATCGGGCCTGGAGTTCTTTGTCTTCCCTAGTGGCACCTGCGGGTGATTTTGCAGGCAAGCTTCTCAGTCGTGTTGCCGAGGGAAACGTGCGTCTCACGATTGGTTTTCTGAGCTGCATCGTGCTCGGGCTTGGTTTGGCGATATGGCTCGTGCAACGAAAACCATGGAACCGTTGGAGGCATGCAGACCCTATTGCTCGTGAGCATGTCGTCATCGGACAGATTTACCGTGGCGTCCTCAAACAGATCGCGCGCCATGGAATTTCAAAGCCTCAGAACGCCACTCCGCAAGAGTTTCTGCGACTCGTGCGGCAGCAGTGGGCGGTTGCAGGTGAATCGGTGGGGACAATCACGGAGCTCTACTGCCGGGGCCGCTTCGGGAAAGTCATTCTCACTCAGCAGGAAATCGAGTTAGCCTATCGCAGCTTGAAGCAGCTCGCGTTGCTCGATCCTCCGGTACATTCATAG
- a CDS encoding DUF58 domain-containing protein (MaGe:77310670), which translates to MLTRARRLFRHFLRHRSTRVTTEGARFLFFTLAVAVAAINTGNNLFYLLLAMMLSIILMSGIMAELCLRRLAFHRHLPDLVYVGEPVTATVVVANRKSRLPSFSLHLWDVAGEQDIDRGLTVWQLMSGASQILSYPLIATRRGRLLFDGVRVGTSFPFGLFHKKAYYLLNGSVVVAPVIKPVESALFQGAALFGQDFSLPRKGHGSDLYNLRQYQAGDDSRTIHWLSTARTSKLMVREMEAEDQRRVTLLLSLLAPLSHEQLFEEAVSLTASLAQDLGARGYQVRLVVGGMSSPFGQNEAHFLQLMESLALCERRNPDGPEPQLFLDDVSYDSEEGSTILIVPWGEPRKLFRGVRPDGLVTESMLQGRLHAV; encoded by the coding sequence ATGCTCACCCGCGCGCGTCGTTTGTTCAGGCATTTTCTTCGGCATCGCTCGACCCGGGTGACGACGGAAGGCGCGCGGTTTCTCTTCTTCACGCTCGCGGTGGCGGTCGCCGCGATCAATACGGGCAATAATCTGTTCTACCTGCTCCTAGCCATGATGCTGAGCATCATCTTGATGTCCGGCATCATGGCAGAGCTATGCCTTCGTCGGTTGGCATTTCACCGTCATCTTCCCGATCTTGTGTATGTTGGTGAACCGGTGACCGCAACGGTCGTCGTGGCCAATCGCAAATCCCGTCTTCCGAGTTTTTCTTTGCATCTCTGGGACGTGGCGGGCGAACAGGATATTGATCGAGGCCTCACTGTGTGGCAATTGATGTCTGGAGCCAGCCAGATCTTGTCCTATCCTCTGATTGCGACCAGGCGCGGGCGGTTGCTTTTCGACGGAGTGCGTGTCGGGACGTCGTTTCCATTCGGCCTCTTCCATAAGAAGGCCTATTACCTTCTCAATGGATCGGTGGTGGTGGCTCCGGTCATCAAGCCGGTCGAGAGCGCATTGTTTCAGGGGGCGGCCTTGTTTGGCCAGGATTTCAGTCTGCCGCGCAAAGGGCACGGAAGCGATCTCTACAATCTGCGTCAATATCAGGCCGGCGACGATTCCCGCACGATTCATTGGCTCTCTACGGCCCGAACTTCCAAGCTCATGGTTCGTGAAATGGAGGCGGAGGATCAGCGACGTGTTACGCTTCTGCTCTCACTTCTCGCCCCCCTCAGCCATGAGCAGCTATTTGAAGAAGCGGTCTCTCTCACTGCGTCGCTAGCGCAGGACCTCGGAGCAAGGGGCTATCAGGTTCGGCTGGTTGTCGGAGGAATGTCCTCTCCGTTTGGCCAGAACGAGGCTCATTTCTTACAGCTCATGGAATCCTTGGCGCTCTGCGAACGACGGAATCCCGATGGACCCGAGCCTCAGTTATTCCTCGACGATGTTTCGTATGATTCTGAAGAAGGATCCACCATTCTAATCGTGCCCTGGGGAGAGCCAAGGAAGCTTTTCCGTGGCGTGCGCCCCGATGGTCTTGTGACAGAATCGATGCTTCAAGGCAGGCTCCATGCCGTTTAA
- a CDS encoding AAA domain-containing protein (MaGe:77310671) — translation MKSTQLVSSIQENIARVIKGKSKVIELTVVALLARGHLLLEDVPGVGKTTLAHSLARSLDCSFKRIQFTSDLLPSDIVGVSIFNRQKQGFEFVPGPIFANIVLADEINRTTPKTQSSLLEAMSEAQISVDNQTCPLHQPFMVIATQNPAEYHGTFPLPESQLDRFLMRVQIGYPSPEEERKVLERPQSLHPAEALQPVATAQDVLTLQQQVDDVLMEESLMEYLLAIVLATRQSDLLSLGVSTRGALALCRAAKALAFVRGRAYCLPDDIKELAPAVLSHRIMVSRSQGARHRSFEQSEQIIQDLVESVPVPV, via the coding sequence ATGAAATCCACTCAACTGGTTTCCTCCATTCAGGAGAACATCGCCCGTGTGATTAAGGGCAAATCCAAAGTCATTGAGCTGACCGTCGTGGCGCTCTTGGCTCGCGGACATTTGTTGCTCGAGGATGTGCCAGGGGTCGGGAAGACGACCCTGGCGCATAGTCTAGCTCGTTCGTTGGACTGTTCGTTCAAGCGCATTCAATTTACTAGCGATCTTCTGCCGTCCGACATCGTCGGGGTATCCATCTTCAATCGGCAAAAGCAGGGGTTTGAATTTGTGCCTGGGCCGATCTTCGCGAATATTGTGCTGGCCGACGAGATCAATCGAACGACGCCCAAGACGCAAAGCAGTTTGCTGGAGGCGATGAGTGAAGCCCAGATCTCGGTCGATAACCAGACCTGTCCTCTTCATCAACCGTTCATGGTCATTGCCACCCAAAATCCCGCTGAGTATCACGGCACATTTCCCTTGCCCGAATCCCAGCTTGACCGGTTCTTGATGCGGGTGCAAATCGGATATCCGTCGCCTGAAGAAGAGCGCAAGGTGCTGGAGCGGCCGCAATCCCTTCATCCCGCAGAGGCGCTCCAGCCGGTTGCTACGGCGCAAGATGTGCTCACGTTGCAACAGCAGGTCGACGATGTGCTGATGGAAGAGAGCCTGATGGAGTATTTGCTGGCTATCGTGCTGGCTACCCGGCAGTCGGACTTGTTATCGCTGGGAGTCAGTACGCGCGGCGCACTCGCGCTCTGTCGAGCGGCCAAAGCGCTGGCCTTCGTGCGGGGACGGGCCTACTGCTTGCCGGACGACATCAAAGAGCTGGCTCCTGCGGTGCTGTCACATCGCATTATGGTGAGCCGGTCGCAGGGCGCGCGTCATCGCAGCTTTGAACAGTCGGAGCAGATTATTCAGGACCTGGTCGAGTCCGTTCCCGTCCCTGTCTAG
- a CDS encoding hypothetical protein (Evidence 4 : Unknown function but conserved in other organisms; MaGe:77310672) gives MSESNDLAAFRRAVSRAAGESEQKWEDSRRLLEAAVFPSIVEQLVQRLQAAPLTFQVKAALTEALVQGQARRVQDLDGAALKTLTGCPPSKAFRSLCLYAGLVQGRASKWPAADLSSEEVARALQDLSNPFDLLRATPVATVLDLGAGDLSFAGELVDGYLPMLLAQQQELVLHAVDRLDPRSKLGGPLHPGRDRIAQLQARPGLTFRFYGNQDMFDLHELDEAGHLAARYTLVTCWAPATPTFAYEPTRLSDAVIQEDLRRSKGAFRRVRYEGEPALEVQHGERSLIFPSWKFDIRGPVALLSLMARRGLVGVLGAVDSQVFWEILAQLLEDTRYRPQNQPFNPENLPAIFGDIYQRLMQLTVGESVSLAQLGTLRSRLSEKEAPGVAQPAVGFRDVWIRRGAVFPGVPASSTARQFMHMREESPPWFLTLVPEDRQP, from the coding sequence ATGTCCGAGAGCAACGACCTCGCAGCGTTCCGCCGAGCCGTGAGTCGCGCGGCCGGTGAATCCGAGCAGAAGTGGGAGGATTCCAGGCGCCTTCTTGAGGCGGCGGTCTTCCCGTCGATAGTGGAACAATTGGTTCAGCGGCTTCAGGCGGCTCCACTGACTTTTCAAGTGAAGGCCGCACTGACGGAAGCGCTGGTTCAAGGCCAGGCTCGCCGTGTCCAAGACCTTGATGGTGCCGCACTGAAAACTCTAACGGGCTGCCCGCCATCCAAAGCATTTCGCTCGTTGTGTCTCTATGCTGGTCTCGTTCAAGGTCGAGCGTCGAAATGGCCTGCCGCAGATCTTTCCAGCGAAGAGGTGGCGCGCGCGCTTCAAGATCTGTCCAACCCGTTCGATCTGTTGCGTGCAACGCCCGTTGCCACAGTTCTCGATTTGGGGGCTGGCGATCTTTCGTTTGCCGGTGAGCTCGTCGATGGCTATCTTCCCATGCTTCTTGCGCAGCAACAGGAATTAGTCCTGCACGCAGTGGATCGTTTGGATCCTCGCTCGAAACTGGGCGGGCCATTACATCCTGGACGAGACCGGATTGCTCAATTGCAAGCGAGACCGGGCCTGACTTTTCGTTTCTACGGTAATCAGGACATGTTCGATCTTCATGAGCTGGATGAGGCCGGCCATCTGGCGGCACGGTATACGCTGGTGACGTGCTGGGCTCCTGCGACGCCGACGTTTGCTTATGAGCCGACGCGGCTCTCTGATGCAGTCATCCAGGAGGATCTTCGACGGAGTAAAGGGGCGTTTCGCAGGGTGCGCTATGAAGGAGAGCCCGCGCTCGAAGTGCAGCATGGGGAGCGATCCCTGATTTTTCCCTCATGGAAATTCGATATTCGCGGGCCAGTTGCCCTCCTGAGTCTCATGGCCCGCCGTGGGTTGGTTGGTGTGCTGGGCGCGGTGGATTCTCAAGTGTTCTGGGAGATACTCGCACAATTGCTGGAAGATACCCGCTACCGTCCCCAGAACCAGCCGTTCAATCCGGAGAACCTTCCGGCCATATTCGGTGACATCTACCAGCGCTTGATGCAACTGACCGTGGGAGAAAGCGTCTCACTCGCTCAACTCGGCACGCTGCGCTCGCGTCTTTCTGAAAAAGAAGCGCCCGGAGTGGCGCAGCCTGCTGTTGGATTTCGGGATGTGTGGATTCGGCGAGGGGCCGTGTTTCCCGGGGTTCCTGCCAGTAGTACCGCCCGTCAATTCATGCACATGCGCGAAGAGAGCCCTCCTTGGTTTCTCACGCTCGTCCCAGAAGATCGGCAGCCATAG